A single region of the Nocardioides sp. W7 genome encodes:
- a CDS encoding family 78 glycoside hydrolase catalytic domain, with protein sequence MPRVLTDGVKLGASALAVLALTAGLAVAVPAPGATATAADVSDGGAEPVIRAGSLDVTGWDDALVGEKEPRFSWVVEDADRNERQTAYQLQVHEADGTTVWDSGKVVDEHTTLRSYEGPGLGSGRDYSWRVRTWDAADLDSAWSAPAPIHTGLMDLEDWESDWISVSSGDRARTEFEAGASSGERAYLYFAAWGNLQVRLNGQPVSDERLGTTWTDWDRRVLYRGVDVTDLLVDGDNALGLTVGATLSAPSPEIKVMAQLEIVGTDGERRVVHGTDNDWRTADSPVTRIDTYRGESFDARLESSGWDEPGFDDSGWDPVEVVAPVVGSALLSAGATVTAKDTVDCCGWSTGAVNDGILVSTDASQGYHSSTSTTPDETKWVQLDLGSSRSIGSISLHGASPTNDPAGSNPGAGFPVRYRIETSDDPTFATATVVVDRTGADQPNPGMAPVVVPAEATGRYVRVTATRLAKNSDNYSFRLAELVVRGDESERAFAVSPLEADPTPYMRAVDTIAPVSTSTVAPGVRQYDFGQNYAGWVRITASAPAGTTATVYLGEIRDGNGRVTTSNINFAPGEEQRQTYRYTFSGQGAEIWEPMFVYSGFRYAELSGLPAGAEVTLEARPVYTDLDQHGTLELGNPLLTGIDRAVRQGQLNAMHGIPEDTPTREKKGWAGDALTGASSILSAFESGDLYRKYLRDLQTSIFSDGGVASVAPSRQFGREFKVDPAWGAAYPGIAWEHYLQVGDDRVLAQHYEDMLGWLDYLATIADGDHVIVSPEVSYGQDWQATENTTPQLFHTAYYLKDTRLIAGIARVLGHETDAVELDTLASEIEDGLNRRFLDRDTATYANGSQFANAFPLLLGIVPAALEDRVLANLVSGIRRRDDHLTAGFVGTQLIIQALHEYGRDDVVLDTALREDYPSIGYMLANGPGTIWEKWVNSSAPDGTSSKSHPALAGGLQEWFYRGLAGITPLEPGFRRIRLAVPDLTRIPHAGATQETPLGTVSSHWQRDGADLTDAVQVPVGATAEVVLPAENVFSITEGGALVDDGDGVLEVRDDGDTVTVTVGSGSYDFVVTADNALLGSVLEDLDALTAHLADLVDTEQLAPADRDRLVTAADAVGADVSTALLAATAEDQEALTEALDSALTGIRGARSRLAGSGVDGVVRADLDRRLAGVEAKLVTASTEARGVTVALPPVVGAVLPGGTVTGTVEVVNHSGAVVTGVEGTVVAAGLGEATVSAGSVADGATAQLPFTITGSRHADAGGYDAELSLRMVVGGTSYTVTDRTEDWASVTSGLEIGTLTATVDGADPSEHGTVTVPVTNTGSADVRAHAALTLPPGWKTVPSRDLRIPAGESVDLEVPVVLPLDRVGGPVEVGVTLERGAATLASAQGAVSFGIVTPPAAAAVDHLDWGTTDSESAHALQAAPQSGTSVEAGLTRRYAHGGFPGSWFSAELKAPAGESFILRNIDTFGGPGAKRYNVYVDDVLVADQRITRTETGAGTRVYDLLVDASAVVAANDGSVRIRFEFPQNSPGDPSLADTWVLAVPDDDQAPDVAATVVSGTVGDDGWYRSDVTLGVQAVDNRDTPVVEVDEGSGWAPYAGPVGVAGDGEHEVRYRARDAAGHTSTVGAATVRIDVTAPQTTLRATRGAGVEGVDSATLAFTATDATSGVAHTVYRLDGGDWATVSGSEPVIVTGFGDHAVEFASTDVAGNPEPVRVETVSLADVDVVSALVPPQVTGTPRLGSTLTATSGSWNTKGLTYAYQWLRNGTEVAGARGASYRVSAADVGQRLSVRVTATKADKVPGTATSTATAPVVKSASRTTVSVKKAKVRKGRPVTVRAVVTANPRATGKVAIRVDGRVVKRVVLRNGRAVVRIRIAKPGRHRVVAAYSGSATTSASTSTARTVTITRR encoded by the coding sequence CGACCGTCTGGGACTCCGGCAAGGTCGTGGACGAGCACACGACCCTGCGGTCCTACGAGGGCCCGGGCCTCGGGTCGGGACGCGACTACTCCTGGCGTGTTCGCACCTGGGACGCCGCCGACCTGGACTCGGCGTGGTCTGCGCCGGCGCCCATCCATACCGGCCTGATGGACCTGGAGGACTGGGAGTCCGACTGGATCTCGGTGTCGAGCGGAGATCGTGCGCGCACGGAGTTCGAGGCCGGCGCCTCCAGCGGCGAGCGTGCCTACCTCTACTTCGCGGCCTGGGGGAACCTCCAGGTCCGGCTCAACGGGCAGCCGGTCTCGGATGAGCGGCTCGGTACGACGTGGACCGACTGGGACCGTCGGGTTCTCTACCGCGGCGTCGACGTCACCGACCTGCTGGTCGACGGCGACAACGCCCTCGGACTCACGGTCGGAGCCACGCTCAGCGCGCCCAGCCCGGAGATCAAGGTGATGGCGCAGCTGGAGATCGTCGGGACCGACGGCGAGCGTCGGGTCGTGCACGGCACCGACAACGACTGGCGCACGGCCGACAGCCCGGTGACCAGGATCGACACCTATCGCGGTGAGTCGTTCGACGCCCGGCTGGAGTCGTCCGGGTGGGACGAGCCCGGGTTCGACGACAGCGGCTGGGACCCGGTCGAGGTGGTGGCTCCGGTCGTCGGCTCTGCACTGCTGTCGGCCGGTGCGACCGTGACCGCGAAGGACACGGTGGACTGCTGCGGCTGGTCGACCGGCGCCGTCAACGACGGGATCCTCGTCTCCACCGACGCCTCTCAGGGCTACCACTCGAGCACGAGCACGACCCCGGACGAGACGAAGTGGGTCCAGCTGGACCTCGGCAGCAGCCGCTCGATCGGCTCGATCAGCCTGCATGGCGCCTCGCCGACCAACGACCCGGCCGGCAGCAACCCAGGGGCCGGCTTCCCCGTTCGCTATCGCATCGAGACCAGTGACGACCCGACCTTCGCCACCGCAACGGTGGTCGTGGACCGGACCGGTGCCGACCAGCCCAACCCGGGGATGGCGCCGGTCGTCGTGCCGGCCGAGGCAACGGGGCGCTACGTCCGGGTCACGGCCACCAGACTGGCCAAGAACTCCGACAACTACAGCTTCCGCCTCGCCGAGCTCGTCGTGCGGGGTGACGAGTCCGAGCGCGCCTTCGCTGTCAGCCCCCTCGAGGCGGATCCGACGCCGTACATGCGCGCGGTCGACACCATCGCCCCGGTCAGCACGTCGACGGTGGCGCCCGGAGTGCGTCAGTACGACTTCGGGCAGAACTATGCGGGCTGGGTGCGGATCACCGCTTCCGCGCCGGCCGGGACCACCGCCACCGTGTATCTCGGTGAGATCCGCGACGGCAACGGTCGTGTCACCACGAGCAACATCAACTTCGCCCCGGGCGAGGAGCAGCGCCAGACCTACCGCTACACCTTCTCCGGGCAAGGCGCCGAGATCTGGGAGCCGATGTTCGTCTACTCGGGTTTCCGCTACGCCGAGCTGTCGGGTCTGCCCGCGGGGGCCGAGGTGACTCTCGAAGCCCGACCCGTGTACACCGACCTCGATCAGCACGGCACGCTCGAGCTCGGGAACCCGCTGTTGACCGGCATCGACAGGGCGGTGCGCCAAGGTCAGCTCAACGCGATGCACGGCATCCCCGAGGACACACCGACGCGGGAGAAGAAGGGCTGGGCCGGAGACGCGCTGACGGGTGCCAGCTCGATCCTGTCGGCGTTCGAGTCCGGCGACCTCTACCGCAAGTACCTGCGGGACCTGCAGACCAGCATCTTCTCCGACGGGGGAGTGGCATCGGTTGCTCCCAGCCGGCAGTTCGGCCGGGAGTTCAAGGTCGACCCCGCGTGGGGTGCGGCGTACCCGGGCATCGCCTGGGAGCACTACCTCCAGGTCGGTGACGACCGCGTGCTCGCCCAGCACTACGAGGACATGCTCGGCTGGCTCGACTACCTGGCGACCATCGCCGACGGCGACCACGTCATCGTGAGTCCGGAAGTCAGCTACGGCCAGGACTGGCAGGCGACCGAGAACACCACACCCCAGTTGTTCCACACCGCCTACTACCTGAAGGACACGCGGCTGATCGCCGGCATCGCGCGGGTGCTCGGCCACGAGACCGATGCCGTCGAGCTCGACACCCTCGCCTCGGAGATCGAGGACGGCCTCAACCGCAGGTTCCTCGACCGAGACACGGCGACGTATGCCAACGGCTCCCAGTTCGCCAACGCGTTCCCGCTGCTGCTGGGCATCGTGCCCGCGGCGCTCGAGGACCGAGTGCTCGCGAACCTGGTGTCCGGGATCCGGCGGCGCGACGACCACCTCACGGCGGGGTTCGTCGGCACCCAGCTGATCATCCAGGCGCTGCACGAGTACGGCCGCGACGACGTCGTCCTCGACACCGCCCTTCGGGAGGACTACCCGAGCATCGGCTACATGCTCGCCAACGGGCCCGGCACCATCTGGGAGAAGTGGGTCAACTCCAGCGCCCCGGACGGGACCTCCTCGAAGAGCCACCCCGCCCTGGCGGGCGGTCTGCAGGAGTGGTTCTACCGCGGGCTGGCCGGCATCACGCCGCTGGAGCCCGGCTTCCGCAGGATCCGGCTGGCCGTGCCCGACCTCACGAGGATTCCGCATGCAGGCGCGACGCAGGAGACCCCGCTGGGGACGGTCTCGTCGCACTGGCAGCGGGACGGCGCCGACCTGACCGACGCTGTCCAGGTCCCCGTCGGGGCCACGGCCGAGGTCGTGCTGCCCGCCGAGAACGTCTTCTCGATCACCGAGGGCGGGGCCCTGGTCGACGACGGGGACGGTGTCCTGGAGGTCAGGGACGACGGCGACACGGTCACCGTCACCGTCGGCTCGGGCAGCTACGACTTCGTCGTCACGGCGGACAACGCGCTGCTCGGCTCGGTCCTGGAGGACCTGGACGCCCTCACCGCGCACCTGGCCGACCTGGTCGACACCGAGCAGCTCGCCCCGGCCGACCGCGACCGGCTCGTGACCGCGGCTGACGCGGTCGGCGCGGACGTCTCCACGGCGCTGCTCGCGGCGACCGCCGAGGACCAGGAGGCCCTCACCGAGGCCCTCGACTCGGCCCTCACCGGGATCCGCGGTGCACGCAGCCGGCTCGCGGGCTCGGGCGTCGACGGGGTGGTCCGTGCCGACCTGGACCGCCGGCTGGCCGGTGTCGAGGCCAAGCTGGTCACGGCGTCGACCGAGGCGCGGGGGGTCACCGTGGCCCTGCCGCCGGTCGTCGGCGCCGTCCTCCCGGGTGGCACGGTGACCGGGACGGTCGAGGTCGTGAACCACAGCGGGGCCGTCGTCACGGGCGTCGAGGGCACCGTCGTGGCGGCCGGCCTCGGCGAGGCCACCGTCTCGGCCGGATCGGTCGCGGACGGTGCGACGGCCCAGCTGCCGTTCACGATCACCGGGTCGCGGCACGCCGACGCGGGCGGCTACGACGCCGAGCTGTCGTTGAGGATGGTCGTGGGCGGGACGTCGTACACGGTCACCGACCGGACCGAGGACTGGGCGAGCGTCACGTCCGGGTTGGAGATCGGCACGCTCACCGCGACCGTCGACGGCGCCGACCCGAGCGAGCACGGCACCGTGACGGTGCCGGTCACCAACACGGGTTCCGCCGACGTCCGTGCCCACGCGGCACTGACACTGCCACCCGGGTGGAAGACCGTGCCCTCGCGCGATCTCCGGATCCCTGCCGGCGAGTCGGTCGACCTCGAGGTGCCGGTGGTGCTTCCGCTGGATCGAGTCGGCGGTCCGGTCGAGGTCGGGGTCACGCTCGAGCGGGGTGCGGCCACGTTGGCCTCGGCGCAGGGGGCGGTGTCGTTCGGCATCGTGACCCCACCGGCGGCCGCGGCGGTGGACCACCTGGATTGGGGAACCACCGACTCGGAGTCGGCCCACGCGCTGCAGGCCGCCCCCCAGAGCGGGACGAGCGTCGAGGCCGGCCTGACGCGCCGGTACGCGCACGGTGGGTTCCCGGGCTCGTGGTTCTCGGCGGAGCTCAAGGCCCCGGCGGGGGAGTCGTTCATCCTGCGCAACATCGACACCTTCGGAGGCCCGGGCGCGAAGAGGTACAACGTGTACGTCGACGACGTGCTGGTCGCGGACCAGAGGATCACTCGCACGGAAACGGGAGCCGGGACCAGGGTCTACGACCTGCTGGTCGATGCCTCGGCGGTTGTCGCGGCCAACGACGGCAGCGTCCGGATCAGGTTCGAGTTCCCCCAGAACTCGCCCGGTGACCCGTCGCTGGCGGATACGTGGGTGCTGGCGGTGCCGGATGACGACCAGGCGCCCGACGTTGCGGCGACGGTCGTGAGCGGCACTGTCGGCGACGACGGCTGGTACCGCTCGGACGTCACGCTCGGCGTGCAGGCGGTGGACAATCGCGACACCCCGGTCGTGGAGGTCGACGAGGGGTCCGGCTGGGCGCCGTACGCCGGTCCGGTCGGGGTCGCCGGGGACGGCGAGCACGAGGTCCGCTATCGGGCACGCGACGCGGCGGGCCACACCTCGACCGTCGGAGCGGCCACGGTCCGGATCGACGTCACGGCGCCGCAGACGACGCTGAGGGCGACTCGGGGCGCCGGGGTCGAGGGTGTGGACTCCGCGACCCTGGCCTTCACCGCGACGGACGCGACCAGCGGCGTCGCCCACACGGTCTACCGCCTCGACGGTGGTGACTGGGCGACGGTGTCGGGCTCGGAGCCGGTCATCGTGACCGGGTTCGGCGACCACGCGGTGGAGTTCGCCTCCACCGACGTGGCGGGCAACCCCGAGCCGGTGCGGGTCGAGACGGTCAGCCTGGCCGACGTGGACGTCGTCTCGGCGCTCGTCCCGCCTCAGGTCACCGGTACGCCGCGACTCGGCTCGACGCTGACGGCGACGAGCGGGTCGTGGAACACCAAGGGCCTGACCTACGCCTACCAGTGGCTGCGCAACGGGACTGAGGTCGCGGGCGCCCGGGGTGCGTCGTACCGGGTGTCGGCGGCCGACGTGGGCCAGCGGCTCTCGGTTCGGGTCACCGCGACCAAGGCCGACAAGGTGCCCGGCACGGCCACCTCGACCGCCACGGCACCGGTGGTGAAGTCCGCCTCACGGACCACGGTCTCGGTGAAGAAGGCGAAGGTCAGGAAGGGCAGGCCGGTCACGGTCCGAGCCGTGGTCACTGCGAACCCGAGGGCGACCGGGAAGGTCGCGATCCGCGTCGACGGCAGGGTCGTCAAGCGGGTCGTGCTGAGGAACGGCCGAGCCGTGGTCAGGATCCGGATCGCCAAGCCCGGCAGGCACCGGGTCGTGGCCGCCTACAGCGGCTCGGCCACCACCTCCGCGTCCACCTCGACGGCCCGCACGGTCACCATCACGCGCAGGTGA
- a CDS encoding MFS transporter, translated as MSKETSVAATGALVLLTLGSGQFLMTLDSSVMNVSIAQVAKDVDTTVTGVQTAITLYTLVMATLMITGGKVGTMIGHRRAFSIGCVVYAAGSLTTALAPSLPVLIVGWSFLEGMGAALIMPAIVALVASNFAADQRPRAYGLIAAAGAIAVAAGPLIGGAFTTYLSWRLVFLGEVIVVVVILFLARRVHDVESTNTFSLDYVGVVLSATGLGAAVYGVLRSGEWGWVQAKPGAPDPLGLSLTLWLILGGLLIVRVFFWWEHRVAASGREPLVELRMLRNSRLNGGLVMFFFQYLIQAGLFFIVPLFLSVALGLSAVETGVRLLPLSVTLLLAAAGVPKVWPEASPRRVVTIGLALLCAGVISLMGALEVGVGAEIVTVPLLLAGLGVGALASQLGAVTVSAVPDEQTGEVGGLQNTATNLGASLGTALAGSVLIAALTASFVQGVQESPDVPDEVVASAEAELSGGVPFVSNADLESALTDAGVAEATTQAVLDANETARIAGLRLSLAILALLAVVALFLTRFVPREPVGRAVDPSSA; from the coding sequence ATGTCGAAAGAGACCTCGGTCGCCGCGACCGGCGCTCTCGTGCTGCTGACTCTGGGCTCCGGACAGTTCCTGATGACCCTGGACAGCTCCGTGATGAACGTGTCCATCGCCCAGGTCGCCAAGGACGTCGACACGACCGTGACCGGCGTCCAGACGGCGATCACGCTCTACACCCTGGTCATGGCGACGCTGATGATCACCGGCGGCAAGGTCGGCACCATGATCGGGCACCGCCGGGCGTTCTCGATCGGGTGCGTCGTCTACGCGGCCGGCTCGCTGACGACGGCCCTCGCGCCGAGCCTCCCCGTCCTGATCGTCGGCTGGTCGTTCCTGGAGGGGATGGGCGCCGCCCTGATCATGCCCGCCATCGTGGCGCTGGTCGCCTCGAACTTCGCCGCCGACCAGCGGCCCCGCGCCTACGGGCTGATCGCGGCGGCCGGGGCCATCGCGGTCGCCGCTGGGCCGTTGATCGGCGGCGCCTTCACGACCTACCTGTCCTGGCGACTGGTGTTCCTCGGTGAGGTCATCGTCGTGGTGGTGATCCTGTTCCTGGCCAGAAGGGTGCACGACGTCGAGTCCACGAACACCTTCAGCCTCGACTACGTCGGCGTCGTGCTCTCCGCGACCGGCCTCGGGGCCGCGGTGTACGGCGTACTGCGGTCCGGCGAATGGGGCTGGGTGCAGGCCAAGCCGGGCGCACCCGACCCGCTCGGGCTCTCCCTGACGCTGTGGCTGATCCTCGGCGGCCTGCTCATCGTCAGGGTGTTCTTCTGGTGGGAGCACCGAGTCGCCGCATCCGGCAGGGAGCCGCTTGTGGAGCTTCGGATGCTGCGCAACTCGCGCCTCAACGGAGGCCTGGTGATGTTCTTCTTCCAGTACCTGATCCAGGCGGGACTCTTCTTCATCGTGCCGCTCTTCCTATCCGTCGCCCTGGGCCTGAGTGCCGTCGAGACCGGGGTACGGCTCCTCCCTCTCTCGGTGACCCTGTTGCTGGCCGCCGCGGGAGTGCCGAAGGTCTGGCCCGAGGCGTCACCTCGACGGGTCGTCACCATCGGTCTGGCCCTGTTGTGCGCGGGTGTCATCTCCTTGATGGGTGCACTCGAGGTCGGCGTCGGAGCAGAGATCGTGACCGTGCCGCTCCTGCTGGCCGGCCTCGGCGTCGGCGCCCTCGCCTCCCAGCTGGGCGCCGTGACCGTGTCAGCGGTGCCGGACGAGCAGACCGGCGAGGTGGGCGGGCTGCAGAACACCGCGACCAATCTCGGCGCGTCACTCGGGACCGCCCTGGCCGGGTCGGTGCTGATCGCCGCCCTGACCGCGAGCTTCGTCCAAGGCGTCCAGGAGAGCCCTGACGTGCCGGACGAGGTGGTCGCCTCTGCGGAGGCCGAGCTGTCCGGCGGAGTCCCGTTCGTCTCGAACGCCGATCTGGAGTCTGCCTTGACCGACGCGGGCGTGGCGGAGGCGACCACCCAGGCGGTCCTGGACGCGAACGAGACTGCGCGCATCGCCGGACTCCGACTCAGCCTGGCCATCCTCGCGCTCCTCGCCGTGGTGGCCCTCTTCCTGACCCGATTCGTGCCGAGGGAGCCGGTGGGACGAGCGGTCGATCCGTCGTCCGCCTAG
- a CDS encoding acyl-ACP desaturase: MDTATLLKELEPTVEANLNRHLETAQDWMPHEYVPWSEGRNFALLDGEPWTVEQSTLSPIARTALEVNLLTEDNLPSYHREVERAFGRESAWGEWVNRWTAEEGRHAFCIRDYLLVTRGVDPDELEQARMQTMEAGFDSGEKALLNVCAYVSFQELATRVSHRNTGRITEDPVAERLLTRVAKDENLHMIFYRNIVDAALQLAPGPTMRAITDEVLDFQMPGAVIPGFARKAVQMARAGIYDLRIHHDDIVMPLVRQWRLFELEGLDEEGEQARDELAAAIKVLDEQATRFVEQREAAAAKRAARRG; encoded by the coding sequence ATGGACACCGCGACGCTCCTGAAGGAGCTCGAACCGACTGTCGAGGCCAACCTCAACCGGCACCTGGAGACGGCCCAGGACTGGATGCCCCACGAGTACGTCCCGTGGAGCGAGGGCCGCAACTTCGCGCTGCTCGACGGCGAGCCGTGGACGGTGGAGCAGTCGACGCTCTCACCGATCGCCCGGACCGCACTCGAGGTCAACCTCCTCACCGAGGACAACCTGCCGAGCTACCACCGCGAGGTCGAGCGGGCGTTCGGCCGGGAGAGTGCGTGGGGCGAGTGGGTGAACCGGTGGACGGCCGAGGAGGGCCGTCATGCCTTCTGCATCCGCGACTACCTGCTGGTCACCCGCGGCGTGGACCCCGACGAGCTCGAGCAGGCGCGGATGCAGACCATGGAGGCCGGCTTCGACTCGGGCGAGAAGGCGCTCCTGAACGTCTGCGCCTACGTCTCGTTCCAGGAGCTCGCGACCCGGGTCTCGCACCGCAACACCGGCCGGATCACGGAGGACCCGGTTGCGGAGCGGTTGCTCACCCGCGTGGCGAAGGACGAGAACCTGCACATGATCTTCTACCGCAACATCGTCGATGCCGCGCTGCAGCTCGCCCCCGGGCCCACGATGCGCGCGATCACCGACGAGGTCCTCGACTTCCAGATGCCGGGAGCCGTGATCCCGGGCTTCGCCCGGAAGGCGGTCCAGATGGCCCGGGCCGGCATCTACGACCTGCGCATCCACCACGACGACATCGTCATGCCGCTGGTGCGGCAGTGGCGACTCTTCGAGCTCGAAGGCCTGGACGAGGAGGGCGAGCAAGCCCGCGACGAGCTCGCGGCGGCGATCAAGGTGCTCGACGAACAGGCCACGCGGTTCGTCGAGCAACGCGAGGCGGCCGCGGCGAAGCGGGCGGCACGCAGGGGCTAG